One window of Dyadobacter sandarakinus genomic DNA carries:
- the aroQ gene encoding type II 3-dehydroquinate dehydratase, with protein MKKILILNGPNLNLLGKREPGIYGNQSFEEYFETLKNLFPEVELHYFQSNHEGALIDKIHETGFSFDGIIINAGGYTHTSVALADALSSVTTPAIEVHISNIHAREPFRHHSYLTSRCKGMICGLGMRGYEMAVRSFND; from the coding sequence ATGAAAAAGATACTGATCCTGAATGGCCCTAATCTGAATCTGCTTGGGAAAAGAGAGCCCGGCATTTACGGTAACCAGTCATTTGAGGAATACTTTGAAACCCTGAAAAATCTGTTTCCTGAGGTTGAACTTCATTACTTTCAGTCTAACCACGAAGGCGCACTCATTGACAAGATTCATGAGACCGGATTTTCATTTGACGGTATTATCATCAATGCGGGAGGTTATACGCACACCTCGGTTGCCCTGGCAGATGCATTGTCGTCCGTAACCACGCCTGCGATAGAGGTACACATATCCAACATCCACGCCCGTGAGCCCTTCCGCCACCACAGCTATCTCACCTCACGCTGCAAAGGAATGATCTGCGGGCTGGGGATGAGGGGGTATGAGATGGCGGTTAGGAGTTTTAATGACTGA
- a CDS encoding M14 family zinc carboxypeptidase, translating into MLRVIRIILFLTITHQTFAQTSSPEQFLGYPLGAKFTFHSQIIDYFRLVQSQNPGQMKLVQYGSTNEGRPLMLAFISSAENISKLETIRTNHLKSIGMLEGKPDASVPPIVWLSYNVHGNESVSANVSMQVIFELLNKQNALTQDFLKNMVILIDPCINPDGYERYTQWYNRVQNAIPDATPFGLEHDEPWPGGRFNHYLFDLNRDWAWQTQKETRERIVVYNQWMPHFHADFHEMGPSRSYYFPPAAKPYHKDITAWQRQFNNLIGEYCRKYFDKNNWAYFTRYNYDLFYPSYGDTWPTMNGAIGVTYEQGGGGRAGLGIERKDENDTLTLKNRIDHHYATSLATLEAVLSQKEKVVSEFIKFHADAATAPAGVFKSYIVKTKGSEERVRYFAEWLGRQGITFGVAGKSISTRGTDLVNVSEEALKIESNDLLISAYQPKSNLLRVLFEPRPVLEDSVTYDVTSWGLGYIFGLKAYGVKEKLVPAAYQPVKVENTPSAAPVYAYLARWSEVEDARFLAELLRNRLLVKTSNVPFETDKITFDAGTLVITKKGNERPDFDKVVTAIANKHHVKLTPVATGFVTSGADFGDDHVASMTAPKVVAVSGNGISPTSFGAVWHYFEQQIQYPLTIVDGSRLASLPWNEIDVLILPDGRYSDLLGDKQLDALQSWIRNGGRLIAMERATDAFIGKGAFALSRKTSDKKKDENPLRKYADQEREEAGETSPGSMFMVNMDATHPLAFGCSKEYVTLVRDAYERDYLKDGWNVGYLAENNYRAGFVGAKMAGKLKNTLIFGVQELGRGKVIYMMDDPVFRSMLYNGQVLFSNAVFR; encoded by the coding sequence ATGCTCAGAGTTATCCGCATTATCCTGTTCCTGACCATTACCCATCAAACCTTTGCCCAGACCTCCTCTCCCGAGCAGTTCCTGGGTTATCCGCTTGGCGCCAAGTTTACTTTTCACAGCCAGATCATTGATTACTTCCGGCTGGTACAATCGCAAAATCCGGGTCAGATGAAGCTGGTACAGTATGGCTCCACGAATGAAGGACGGCCGCTGATGCTTGCTTTTATTTCCTCGGCCGAAAACATCAGTAAACTGGAAACGATACGGACGAATCACCTGAAAAGCATCGGGATGCTCGAAGGAAAGCCCGATGCCAGTGTCCCGCCCATTGTATGGCTGAGCTACAATGTACATGGTAACGAGTCGGTTTCGGCTAATGTGAGTATGCAGGTGATCTTCGAACTGCTGAACAAGCAGAATGCTCTCACCCAGGATTTCCTCAAAAACATGGTGATCCTGATTGATCCGTGCATTAATCCTGATGGCTATGAACGATATACGCAATGGTACAACCGCGTACAAAATGCCATTCCCGATGCCACACCGTTTGGCCTCGAACATGATGAGCCCTGGCCGGGCGGGCGGTTTAATCACTATCTTTTTGACCTGAACCGCGACTGGGCCTGGCAGACACAGAAGGAAACCCGGGAGCGCATTGTGGTTTACAATCAATGGATGCCCCATTTCCATGCAGACTTTCACGAAATGGGTCCGTCGAGAAGCTACTACTTCCCTCCCGCAGCGAAACCTTACCACAAAGATATCACCGCGTGGCAACGCCAGTTCAACAACCTGATCGGCGAGTACTGCCGCAAGTATTTTGATAAAAACAACTGGGCGTACTTTACGCGCTACAACTACGACCTCTTTTACCCAAGCTACGGCGATACCTGGCCTACCATGAACGGGGCGATCGGAGTAACTTACGAGCAGGGCGGCGGCGGCCGGGCCGGGCTGGGTATCGAACGCAAGGATGAAAACGATACACTGACGCTGAAAAACCGCATTGACCACCATTATGCCACCAGCCTGGCTACACTGGAAGCTGTACTTTCTCAAAAAGAAAAAGTAGTTAGTGAGTTTATTAAATTCCATGCCGATGCAGCCACTGCACCTGCGGGCGTTTTCAAATCCTACATCGTAAAAACAAAAGGCAGCGAGGAGCGTGTGCGCTATTTTGCAGAGTGGCTGGGCAGGCAGGGCATTACTTTCGGCGTAGCAGGCAAGTCGATTTCCACGCGCGGCACCGACCTGGTAAACGTTTCCGAGGAAGCCTTGAAAATTGAAAGCAATGATCTGCTGATCAGTGCCTACCAGCCTAAATCAAACCTGCTGCGGGTACTGTTTGAACCAAGACCTGTATTGGAAGACTCGGTGACTTACGATGTAACCAGCTGGGGACTGGGTTACATTTTTGGTCTGAAAGCCTATGGTGTTAAAGAAAAGCTGGTACCAGCGGCCTATCAGCCTGTTAAAGTTGAAAATACACCTTCTGCCGCGCCTGTATATGCCTACCTGGCACGGTGGTCGGAAGTGGAAGATGCCAGGTTTCTGGCCGAGCTGCTCAGGAATCGCCTCCTTGTCAAAACATCCAATGTACCTTTTGAAACTGATAAGATTACGTTTGATGCCGGTACACTGGTAATTACCAAAAAAGGGAACGAACGTCCCGATTTCGACAAAGTTGTTACTGCAATCGCCAACAAGCATCACGTAAAACTGACTCCTGTGGCCACGGGCTTTGTGACTTCCGGAGCCGATTTCGGTGACGACCATGTAGCTTCTATGACGGCACCAAAAGTAGTCGCTGTATCCGGAAACGGAATTTCTCCCACTTCTTTCGGGGCAGTATGGCACTACTTTGAGCAGCAGATTCAGTATCCGCTCACCATCGTGGACGGAAGCCGGCTCGCATCCCTGCCCTGGAATGAAATAGACGTGTTGATCCTCCCCGATGGCCGGTACAGCGACCTGCTTGGCGACAAGCAACTGGATGCACTTCAAAGCTGGATCAGGAACGGCGGCAGGCTGATCGCCATGGAGCGCGCAACCGACGCATTTATCGGAAAGGGCGCTTTTGCATTGTCACGGAAAACTTCTGACAAGAAAAAAGACGAAAATCCACTCAGAAAATATGCAGACCAGGAACGTGAGGAAGCCGGCGAAACCTCACCGGGAAGCATGTTTATGGTCAATATGGACGCTACACACCCGCTGGCATTCGGTTGTTCAAAAGAATACGTCACGCTTGTTCGCGATGCTTATGAGCGCGATTACCTGAAAGATGGCTGGAATGTAGGCTACCTGGCTGAAAACAACTACCGGGCCGGGTTTGTTGGTGCAAAAATGGCAGGCAAGCTAAAAAACACGCTGATCTTCGGCGTACAGGAACTCGGCCGCGGCAAAGTGATCTACATGATGGACGATCCCGTATTCCGGTCCATGCTTTACAACGGGCAAGTTTTGTTTAGCAATGCAGTGTTTAGGTGA